One Helianthus annuus cultivar XRQ/B chromosome 7, HanXRQr2.0-SUNRISE, whole genome shotgun sequence genomic region harbors:
- the LOC110868669 gene encoding protein SIEVE ELEMENT OCCLUSION B, which yields MDKSLSNYTNQTSPSTNPEKRLLTATNPLTTTANPFTGVVNSAMNQLQQQLPHQQHQKQPLMGPVTNPVAQQLLGMSPNPMHQQLLMAPKNNPMLNSTINPMTQQLNQGERNSIFSASDDNVIMKQVLDTHLPDGTDVDVKPLVHIVEDILRLATIKAAIDEDASTSLVAHADVGKSHQTNTVVMLNLLSHIIDKLACEMSFKCLTGGDGHSIALSLFHTVGNYHWDAKLTLILAAFALNYGEFWLLAQIYSSNQLAKSMAILKQVPMIMEHSAPLKPRFDALNRLIHSVLELTQCIIQFKELPSTYVSYEVPAMARALNIVPTAVYWNVRGIIACAAQITNLTSMGHEYGISSSDMQSWEISSLVHKINHLLEFLRKQLEECHRLIGERKEMDFRNSFNQLFDTVHIDNMKILKILLNLRDDPLPLFDGATKQRVSLEVLRKRNVLLLISGLDMSNDELSILEQIYSESRIQGSRMDTVYDLVWVPIVDPYVEYTDAMHRRFEEMRSTMPWYSVNHPSNIDRVVKKSIGDRWHFRNKPILVVLDPQGRELSPNALHMMWIWGSTAFPFTTAREEALWRDETWRLELLVSGMDPTILNWVSEGKYIFLYGGDDIEWIRKFTNNARAMATAARIPLEMAYVGKSKKIENVRRAIATINVEKLSYCWQDTSLMWYFWTRIESMLFSKIQLKRADDQDLIMLQIKKLLSYDKDGSWALLCRGSQILTNGHGSTMLQTPIDFDLWKEHIPSRGFDLSFKDYHDKLHVAANNCCRFEFPIAAGRIPEGMRCPECHRLMEKYIAFLCCHDQTGLLEPY from the exons ATGGACAAATCACTGTCCAACTACACCAACCAAACCTCACCATCAACCAACCCTGAGAAACGGCTCTTAACAGCCACCAACCCATTAACAACCACCGCCAACCCCTTTACAGGGGTGGTCAATTCAGCAATGAACCAGTTGCAGCAGCAACTACCACACCAGCAACACCAAAAGCAGCCGCTTATGGGTCCTGTGACTAACCCAGTGGCACAGCAGCTGCTGGGTATGTCACCTAACCCCATGCACCAGCAACTGCTAATGGCTCCCAAAAATAACCCAATGCTGAATTCCACGATTAATCCAATGACGCAGCAGCTGAACCAAGGTGAAAGAAACTCGATTTTTAGCGCTTCGGATGATAATGTTATCATGAAGCAAGTGCTTGATACCCATCTCCCTGATGGCACTGATGTTGATGTCAAACCACTTGTCCACATTGTCGAAGATATTCTTCGACTTGCTACCATTAAAGCTGCCATTGACGAAGATGCTTCTACTTCATTG GTTGCACATGCTGATGTGGGCAAATCTCACCAAACCAACACAGTTGTGATGCTTAACTTATTGTCACATATAATTGACAAGCTTGCTTGTGAG ATGTCATTCAAGTGCTTAACTGGCGGGGATGGACACTCAATAGCACTTTCACTATTCCACACGGTAGGGAACTACCACTGGGACGCCAAGCTGACACTGATCCTTGCAGCTTTTGCTCTAAACTATGGTGAATTCTGGCTTCTGGCTCAAATCTATTCATCAAACCAACTTGCAAAATCAATGGCTATTCTTAAACAAGTACCAATGATCATGGAGCATTCGGCGCCATTGAAGCCTAGATTTGATGCACTCAACAGACTCATTCACTCGGTCCTTGAGTTAACTCAGTGCATTATCCAGTTTAAGGAGCTCCCATCTACGTATGTTAGTTATGAGGTACCAGCAATGGCCAGAGCACTAAACATAGTTCCAACTGCTGTTTATTGGAATGTTAGAGGGATTATTGCTTGTGCTGCACAGATTACTAACCTCACCAGCATGGGACACGa GTATGGGATATCATCCAGTGATATGCAGTCATGGGAAATATCTTCCTTAGTCCACAAGATCAACCACCTACTGGAGTTTCTCAGGAAACAACTGGAAGAATGTCACCGTCTTATAG GAGAGAGGAAGGAGATGGATTTCAGAAACTCATTTAATCAGCTTTTTGATACGGTCCATATCGACAACATGAAAATCCTCAAGATCTTGCTTAATCTCAGGGATGACCCGCTGCCACTTTTCGATGGGGCTACTAAACAAAGG GTCAGCCTAGAAGTTTTGAGGAAAAGGAATGTGTTATTGTTGATATCAGGGCTAGACATGTCAAATGATGAGTTGTCAATTCTTGAGCAAATTTACAGTGAGTCGCGTATTCAAGGCTCGAGGATGGATACTGTGTATGATCTGGTGTGGGTTCCTATTGTGGACCCGTATGTTGAGTACACTGATGCAATGCACAGACGCTTTGAGGAAATGAGGAGCACTATGCCATGGTACTCGGTCAATCACCCTTCAAATATTGACCGGGTGGTTAAGAAGTCCATTGGAGACAGATGGCATTTTAGGAACAAGCCGATCCTTGTTGTTCTGGACCCACAGGGAAGAGAGTTGAGCCCAAATGCACTCCACATGATGTGGATTTGGGGAAGCACCGCCTTCCCTTTCACTACAGCCAGAGAGGAAGCATTGTGGAGGGATGAAACTTGGAGGCTAGAGTTGCTAGTCAGCGGCATGGACCCAACCATACTCAATTGG GTAAGCGAAGGCAAATACATTTTCTTGTATGGAGGGGATGACATCGAGTGGATTCGCAAGTTCACAAACAATGCAAGGGCCATGGCAACTGCTGCACGCATCCCATTAGAGATGGCGTATGTTGGAAAAAGCAAGAAAATAGAAAATGTGCGTAGAGCGATTGCCACCATCAACGTAGAAAAGCTCAGTTACTGCTGGCAAGACACCTCCCTGATGTGGTATTTCTGGACCCGAATAGAGAGCATGTTGTTCTCCAAGATCCAACTCAAGCGCGCTGATGATCAAGACCTCATAATGCTACAGATCAAGAAACTACTCAGCTATGACAAGGATGGATCATGGGCTTTGCTTTGTAGAGGGTCACAGATTCTAACCAATGGTCATGGATCCACCATGCTGCAAACTCCTATTGACTTTGACCTCTGGAAGGAGCACATCCCCTCAAGGGGCTTTGATTTGTCATTTAAAGACTACCACGACAAGCTTCATGTCGCAGCAAATAACTGCTGCCGATTTGAGTTTCCCATTGCGGCAGGCAGAATCCCTGAAGGCATGCGTTGCCCTGAGTGCCATCGGTTGATGGAGAAATACATTGCTTTCCTTTGTTGCCATGACCAAACCGGCCTTCTAGAACCCTACTGA